The Pontibacillus halophilus JSM 076056 = DSM 19796 genome has a window encoding:
- a CDS encoding right-handed parallel beta-helix repeat-containing protein, whose translation MATQIVQPGGSIQTAVDYAKEGDLILVHDGVYLEQVVIRTNYIRIVATGHQVVMKGEYDVLHPLLPHAFLLDNVKGVEIKGFQILCYSNDGIHVRLGAFNRIIANKISRCGNSAINFAGSDGNLAYQNEVRYNGMAGIEVSQNGSSNRIIENTSQQNDWNGITIYEEAQNNTVACNTVDCNEEYGVAAHAPDTFIYGNKIKSNGLDGIRISHKSANSMVIGNHVSDNKENGIELEPNSGGALLDSYNTIVQSNVSSENLCAGIQVSSPLNILESNCVYSNKKDGIAINGKFGNRNILVFNDLKHNVSYDLHNSGVSNQFYGNHCESSEPPHLCSNKEHCPSPHQPNACETKKKEHPSPCSKGDHKKPHCTCSSCTSSHHKTPHHSNDWNKKCCSSSCTCDGRKKDKCCHNKHKKEQNWNIHSHYGQWPQNER comes from the coding sequence ATGGCTACGCAAATCGTACAACCCGGGGGATCGATTCAAACAGCTGTAGATTACGCGAAAGAGGGAGACTTAATCTTAGTTCATGATGGGGTTTACCTCGAGCAAGTCGTCATTCGAACAAATTATATTCGTATTGTTGCAACCGGTCATCAAGTCGTAATGAAAGGAGAATATGATGTTCTCCACCCACTCCTTCCACACGCCTTCCTTCTCGATAATGTGAAAGGTGTGGAAATAAAGGGATTCCAAATCTTGTGTTATAGCAACGACGGCATTCATGTCCGCCTCGGCGCCTTTAACCGAATCATCGCTAATAAAATTTCACGTTGTGGGAATAGTGCAATCAACTTTGCAGGATCTGATGGGAACCTTGCTTACCAGAATGAAGTCAGGTACAACGGAATGGCTGGAATCGAAGTATCTCAGAATGGAAGCAGCAACCGAATAATTGAAAATACGTCCCAACAAAACGATTGGAACGGAATCACAATATACGAAGAAGCGCAGAACAACACTGTCGCGTGTAACACAGTGGATTGCAATGAAGAATATGGAGTAGCCGCTCACGCCCCAGACACATTTATTTATGGAAACAAGATCAAATCGAACGGCTTAGATGGTATTCGAATTAGCCATAAGAGCGCGAATTCGATGGTTATTGGCAACCATGTGTCCGACAACAAGGAAAATGGGATTGAACTAGAACCAAATAGCGGAGGTGCCTTGCTAGATAGCTATAATACAATCGTGCAAAGCAACGTATCTAGTGAGAACCTGTGTGCTGGAATTCAAGTATCAAGCCCTCTCAATATCCTAGAAAGCAACTGTGTCTACAGCAACAAGAAGGACGGCATTGCAATTAATGGGAAATTCGGTAATCGGAATATACTCGTCTTTAATGACTTGAAGCACAATGTTTCCTACGACTTACACAATTCCGGCGTCTCGAACCAATTCTATGGCAACCATTGTGAGTCATCGGAGCCACCACATTTGTGCAGCAACAAAGAACACTGCCCGTCCCCACACCAACCTAACGCATGTGAAACAAAGAAGAAAGAACACCCGTCACCTTGTTCAAAGGGGGACCATAAGAAACCACACTGCACCTGTTCGTCCTGCACCTCTTCTCATCATAAAACCCCTCATCATTCAAATGACTGGAATAAGAAATGCTGTTCTTCATCATGCACCTGTGATGGTCGTAAGAAGGACAAATGTTGTCATAATAAACACAAGAAGGAACAAAACTGGAATATTCACAGCCATTATGGACAATGGCCTCAAAACGAGCGTTAA
- a CDS encoding DUF3885 domain-containing protein codes for MQLKDFMNENYPNLELRPPLLYSWGIGIRFELGAEQKGEYDHPNNPYVSECYERAIALFESLHSPTEEILVVMDVNDLNKGKNLKHQLKNFPNYVKKSLLFRLKHQALPYIFPEDDEEGTFKTHRFTLRCKTSDLKYVPLLKAICNQDLGLKPFIHHRVYFININRKTIFHVYDDRGCDLLATSPATIKGTYIRHNDWILDYDRPEIDKVFN; via the coding sequence ATGCAGTTAAAAGACTTTATGAACGAAAATTATCCCAATTTGGAACTTAGACCACCTTTGCTTTATAGCTGGGGGATTGGGATTCGTTTTGAACTTGGTGCAGAGCAGAAAGGGGAATATGATCATCCAAATAACCCATATGTATCGGAGTGTTATGAAAGGGCGATTGCTTTATTTGAATCCTTACATTCTCCAACAGAAGAGATTCTTGTCGTGATGGATGTTAATGATCTTAATAAAGGAAAAAACCTTAAACACCAGTTAAAGAATTTCCCCAACTATGTAAAAAAATCATTGTTGTTTAGATTAAAACATCAAGCATTGCCTTATATTTTTCCAGAAGATGATGAAGAAGGCACATTCAAAACTCACAGATTTACTCTAAGATGCAAAACATCAGATTTAAAGTATGTTCCATTGTTAAAAGCAATTTGTAATCAAGACTTGGGATTGAAACCGTTTATTCACCATAGAGTGTACTTCATCAACATCAATAGAAAAACCATCTTTCACGTTTACGATGACAGAGGTTGTGATTTGTTGGCAACTTCACCTGCTACAATAAAAGGCACTTATATTAGACACAATGACTGGATTTTGGATTATGACAGACCTGAAATTGATAAGGTATTTAACTGA
- the amyS gene encoding alpha-amylase, translating to MKEFKRLLMLGISFVLIVSMFLPTSHVNAASKNGTMMQYFEWYLPNSGTHWNNLKNDAGHLNDLGITAVWIPPAYKGTSQDDVGYGAYDLYDLGEFNQKGTVRTKYGTKAQLKNAIQTLQHQGIQVYGDVVMNHKGGADFTEQVTAVEVNSGNRNVQTSGAYTIEAWTGFNFPGRGDAYSSFDWHWYHFDGTDWDQSRGLNRIYQFQGTGKAWDYEVDTENGNYDYLMFADVDYDHPDVVNEMKNWGSWYTNELNLDGFRLDAVKHIKHSFLKDWVSHVRSTTGKEMFTVAEYWKNDVGELQDYLSDVGYNHSLFDAPLHYNFYDASRSGGNYDMRNLLNGTLVASQPTKAVTLVENHDSQPGQALESVVQSWFKPLAYAFILTREAGYPSVFYGDYYGTKGNSGYEIPNLSQKLDPLLEARETYAYGIQHDYLDHQDLVGWTREGDSAHANSGLATLITDRNGGSKWMYVGKRNAGETWVDMTGNRSNQVVINKDGWGEFFVNGGSVSVYKQK from the coding sequence TTGAAAGAATTCAAACGGTTGCTCATGTTGGGGATTAGTTTCGTATTGATTGTGTCGATGTTTCTACCTACAAGTCATGTGAATGCGGCAAGCAAGAATGGGACCATGATGCAGTATTTTGAGTGGTATTTGCCGAATAGTGGTACTCACTGGAACAATTTAAAGAATGATGCTGGACATCTCAATGATTTGGGGATTACAGCTGTGTGGATTCCGCCGGCTTATAAAGGGACCTCTCAGGATGATGTTGGATATGGGGCATACGATTTATACGATCTAGGGGAATTTAATCAAAAAGGAACCGTACGTACGAAATACGGAACGAAAGCACAATTGAAAAATGCGATTCAAACCTTACAGCATCAAGGGATTCAAGTATACGGGGACGTGGTTATGAATCATAAAGGCGGTGCGGATTTCACAGAGCAAGTGACCGCTGTAGAAGTGAATTCAGGCAACCGAAATGTGCAAACATCTGGGGCGTATACAATTGAAGCGTGGACAGGATTCAACTTCCCAGGGCGTGGAGATGCGTATTCAAGCTTTGACTGGCACTGGTATCACTTCGACGGGACAGACTGGGACCAATCGAGAGGTCTTAACCGAATTTATCAGTTCCAAGGTACAGGGAAGGCTTGGGACTATGAAGTAGATACAGAGAATGGGAACTATGATTACTTAATGTTCGCGGATGTGGATTACGACCACCCTGATGTAGTAAACGAGATGAAGAACTGGGGGTCTTGGTACACGAATGAGTTAAACCTAGATGGATTCCGACTCGACGCAGTCAAGCACATAAAGCATAGCTTCTTAAAGGATTGGGTGAGCCATGTACGTAGTACGACTGGAAAGGAAATGTTCACAGTCGCAGAATATTGGAAGAACGATGTGGGAGAACTTCAGGATTATTTAAGTGACGTGGGGTACAACCACTCCCTCTTTGATGCGCCCCTTCATTACAACTTCTATGATGCATCAAGGTCAGGTGGAAACTACGACATGCGTAATTTGTTAAACGGGACGCTTGTAGCTAGTCAACCAACAAAAGCTGTCACCCTGGTCGAGAATCATGATTCTCAACCCGGTCAAGCGCTAGAGTCAGTTGTTCAGTCTTGGTTCAAGCCTCTTGCCTATGCATTTATTCTGACAAGGGAGGCGGGCTATCCCTCTGTTTTCTACGGTGATTATTATGGAACAAAGGGGAACAGCGGATATGAGATTCCGAATTTAAGTCAGAAGTTAGATCCACTTCTAGAAGCTCGGGAAACGTATGCATACGGAATTCAACACGATTACTTAGATCATCAAGATTTAGTAGGCTGGACACGTGAAGGAGACAGTGCTCATGCAAATTCCGGACTTGCTACTTTGATTACAGACCGAAATGGCGGTTCGAAATGGATGTATGTAGGGAAACGTAATGCAGGAGAAACATGGGTCGACATGACAGGAAACCGTTCCAACCAAGTCGTCATTAACAAAGACGGATGGGGGGAATTCTTCGTGAACGGCGGGTCTGTCTCGGTATATAAACAAAAGTAA
- a CDS encoding MerR family transcriptional regulator, with amino-acid sequence MYFSSGEVAKQLSVSVRTLRYYDEIQLVQPSIRELNGKRLYSEEDLFQLQKVSLLKSLSLPLHEIKQMLTDLSIAEILTMHVQNLEQQSVALQTSIQHTHTLKHILELEGQLKWDKLLPLSLKTEEQREKQREAWLDVMNEGQVEQLEEDLPKLSEKETKKWVNLIRRVQWCLNQGYGPTSELGELIADDLLLLSEETFGGDAELMGQFWDIRKSPDQSERVGLYPVSADVIQFIEAAIDWLEGKGEC; translated from the coding sequence ATGTATTTCTCTTCTGGAGAAGTAGCGAAACAGCTCTCTGTATCCGTTCGAACGTTGCGGTACTACGACGAAATTCAACTTGTTCAACCTTCTATTCGCGAATTAAATGGCAAGCGTCTGTATTCTGAGGAAGATTTGTTTCAGTTGCAGAAAGTAAGCTTGTTGAAGTCTCTCTCGTTACCGCTTCATGAAATTAAGCAGATGTTAACAGACCTTTCTATTGCTGAAATCCTCACGATGCATGTCCAGAATCTTGAGCAACAGTCCGTTGCTTTACAGACATCTATACAGCATACGCATACGTTAAAGCACATCTTAGAATTAGAGGGGCAGTTAAAATGGGATAAATTACTTCCTCTATCACTAAAGACAGAAGAACAAAGGGAGAAACAAAGAGAAGCGTGGCTTGATGTGATGAATGAGGGGCAGGTGGAGCAGTTAGAAGAGGACTTACCTAAGTTGTCTGAGAAGGAGACGAAGAAATGGGTGAACTTGATCCGACGAGTACAGTGGTGCCTCAATCAAGGCTACGGACCCACTTCTGAACTAGGTGAGCTGATTGCGGATGATTTGCTGTTGTTATCAGAAGAAACGTTTGGAGGAGACGCGGAACTGATGGGGCAGTTTTGGGACATTCGCAAGTCTCCTGACCAGTCTGAACGGGTGGGTTTGTATCCTGTCTCAGCGGATGTGATTCAATTTATTGAAGCTGCAATCGACTGGCTAGAAGGAAAAGGGGAATGCTAG
- a CDS encoding DUF2268 domain-containing protein: protein MYNHLFTLLREAIVFTKIKAVSLLTILMLLAGCTETNSPSDRTEQAPLSTSIKEQETSAFSLEHRKPVQFSVGEQQFEIIPQFHLVMNYLDQMEKNGNKDHEALYHATVVEPFGQRLFGPQGVESLKNKASFAAPKRLEALEESVRVLDEEYDAFISLIQEALQESANRLPGKKEPIKIYLFPFNPDHYDLVSKMNGVIAFTKTNNIVMHIAPQQFDESNLQYTLAHEYHHAFYFQNYDYDRTDLLEYVLSEGKADAFAKTIYKEASTPWTKPLSHEQEEAIWERIKEIRYSFDAADLSELRLGTNNLPPWSEYRMGGAIMTEYLKENPDSPIEEWTLMKADEVLEKSGYDER from the coding sequence ATGTACAACCATTTATTTACACTTCTAAGGGAGGCGATTGTATTCACTAAGATTAAAGCTGTTTCACTACTTACAATTTTGATGTTGTTGGCTGGTTGCACAGAAACAAATTCACCGTCTGACAGAACGGAACAGGCACCTCTAAGTACTTCGATTAAGGAACAAGAGACATCCGCTTTCTCTCTAGAACACCGAAAGCCTGTCCAGTTTAGCGTCGGTGAACAACAGTTTGAGATTATTCCACAGTTCCATCTTGTGATGAACTATCTTGATCAAATGGAGAAGAACGGTAACAAAGACCATGAAGCGTTGTATCATGCCACGGTCGTGGAGCCCTTTGGCCAACGCTTATTCGGACCACAAGGAGTGGAGAGTTTAAAGAACAAAGCGAGCTTCGCTGCTCCTAAGAGACTGGAGGCATTAGAAGAGTCTGTACGAGTACTGGATGAAGAGTATGATGCATTCATCTCGCTCATTCAGGAGGCCTTACAAGAATCTGCGAACCGCCTCCCAGGTAAGAAGGAGCCCATAAAGATTTATCTCTTTCCGTTTAACCCAGACCACTACGACCTTGTGAGTAAGATGAACGGCGTTATAGCGTTTACTAAGACGAACAACATTGTCATGCACATTGCCCCTCAGCAATTTGATGAATCGAACCTTCAGTACACCTTAGCCCATGAATACCACCATGCGTTTTACTTCCAGAATTACGACTACGACCGCACAGACCTACTTGAATATGTCCTATCAGAAGGAAAGGCCGATGCATTTGCGAAGACCATCTACAAAGAAGCATCAACTCCTTGGACAAAGCCATTATCCCATGAGCAGGAAGAAGCCATTTGGGAACGAATTAAAGAAATTCGTTACTCTTTCGATGCTGCAGATTTAAGTGAGTTAAGACTCGGTACGAATAACTTACCTCCTTGGTCTGAATACCGGATGGGAGGAGCCATCATGACGGAGTACCTTAAAGAAAACCCTGATTCCCCCATTGAAGAATGGACGTTGATGAAAGCAGATGAGGTGTTAGAGAAAAGTGGGTACGATGAAAGGTAA
- the essA gene encoding type VII secretion protein EssA: MKRRAVVLCLIILWLGVAQPIEASIQSEDLTPNEYEQNKSKERKNKPIGDDTNQPTYSIPEEQKALNFGGEKTFNEKEVERELFQSYSSEETNTITSKADNLQLFSSEVDVRRSVTLVETEETETSAFSMSLLIGSLAVVCIVGLIFVLVAWARMSNPSSNQS; the protein is encoded by the coding sequence ATGAAGCGTAGAGCAGTTGTTCTTTGCCTCATTATTCTTTGGCTCGGCGTTGCTCAACCTATTGAAGCGTCTATTCAAAGTGAGGACTTGACTCCTAATGAATATGAGCAGAATAAATCAAAGGAGCGGAAGAACAAGCCAATAGGTGATGATACGAATCAGCCTACCTATTCCATTCCTGAAGAGCAAAAAGCATTGAATTTCGGTGGAGAGAAGACCTTTAATGAAAAGGAAGTCGAGCGCGAATTGTTTCAATCGTACTCCTCTGAGGAGACAAATACGATCACATCAAAAGCAGACAATTTACAGTTGTTCTCTAGTGAGGTGGATGTGAGAAGAAGTGTCACTCTTGTAGAAACAGAGGAGACAGAAACATCTGCGTTCTCCATGTCCCTTTTGATTGGGAGTCTTGCCGTGGTTTGCATTGTCGGCCTCATCTTTGTCTTAGTTGCTTGGGCGAGGATGTCGAATCCATCATCGAACCAATCTTAA
- the esaA gene encoding type VII secretion protein EsaA — protein MTGKRGVAKLVILILIILSMPLLFFGTVGENPLKVTENATKTIAVVNEDAGTKDTASQIKFGEEITPLLEEQSNFEWTVVGRSAAENGLSNLRYDAIVYIPSDFSDKVMSYDDSQPTKTELAYTVQSQLNAANKERVLLAIEEGTQRVNGELSSLYWQYVSSDMENIRQEFDEILEKEEAFQQAMISFYQPSSKDLAGEIEEQRGLLSALQNSVEQASSTTPTGDSSMEALEQNLSNFVEYVEQYRTYQQNQQQLLAEIQSETVENISTVTENQQPRFSQLETFFEEQGTSFIDDMVNMQSETVQNQQLYQDLQQDRYTIVETQATQLYDYQSRMIDFYQQLQSTTTLNDLEKEVYTLNANLTDGDGEYLPSIPDPIEEREDKEEPTVPPSDGEDPPEDGQGDEGEDDPSDDNGASDGDGDPPGNENVPAPPDLAEEQAELISIIDELTSVQTLLTQFPDVTEDEITTLTETITQVNTRLDAVVQKLKEKESGENPLLDELEALQSRTKELNSNISTLKSEKSKLQSSNRLLIDEKSELEKIINELTKANDDLKEEIELVRDQNKELREELTMFSDELVDIVAKIDEKEQAILNSRALSKSRADRLAPFFSREITERNFNDVLEYFATLERYEATLNRMMNYGDIKQEVLKNEQFQDEVQSILSVTDEEGTQWSQLGDRLPNTEDALNSMEDSFTVFLAEYTTTMDESQQQLQTNLVAVQEDASNVLAQIQQPEQGMNGTTPTPPTGAEGTAVVSEQQQVSQYMADLQGSLESINETQDQVRSYTDDLQAKVTEVQSDANELNRQWSNNVDSTELIRDDVFAVLGNTFVDGQSNGQVYEFLANPLQISGSVPAEKEDKQVPPVVILVIIMLSSLMIGYATYSLKAAPYWIQGVVFLLLNLIVGFTISLFGLDIYALSSNDTIEWAVITILLLLVSAGLVRVAFLLNHMVGWLISVMLVAFYVTPLLALTTPNFNFEDPMSAVYISIQYGTNSLFNQALVVMGVLVIGLLLLDIWLNNRGETSSESEAYEA, from the coding sequence ATGACAGGAAAAAGAGGGGTTGCAAAGCTCGTCATCCTGATATTAATCATACTAAGTATGCCCCTTCTCTTCTTTGGAACAGTAGGGGAGAATCCATTGAAGGTAACGGAGAATGCAACCAAGACGATTGCTGTTGTTAACGAAGACGCGGGTACTAAAGACACAGCCTCACAAATCAAATTTGGAGAAGAGATCACCCCGCTTCTAGAAGAACAGTCAAACTTCGAGTGGACTGTAGTGGGAAGAAGTGCAGCAGAGAATGGACTAAGCAACTTGCGTTATGATGCCATCGTGTACATCCCCTCTGACTTCTCTGACAAAGTGATGTCTTATGATGATAGCCAGCCGACCAAAACGGAGTTAGCTTATACCGTACAAAGTCAGCTTAACGCTGCGAATAAAGAGCGTGTTCTCCTTGCTATCGAGGAAGGGACACAACGAGTGAACGGAGAGCTATCTTCTCTTTATTGGCAGTATGTGTCCTCTGATATGGAGAATATACGCCAAGAATTTGATGAAATCTTAGAGAAGGAAGAAGCGTTTCAACAAGCGATGATTTCCTTCTATCAGCCGAGCTCGAAGGATTTAGCAGGGGAGATTGAAGAGCAGCGAGGATTGTTGTCCGCTCTTCAAAACTCTGTAGAGCAAGCTTCCAGTACTACACCAACTGGTGATAGCTCTATGGAGGCTCTCGAACAGAACTTGTCAAATTTCGTTGAGTATGTAGAACAGTATCGAACCTATCAACAAAATCAACAACAACTGTTAGCTGAGATTCAATCGGAGACGGTTGAGAATATCTCAACTGTTACAGAGAATCAACAGCCTCGCTTTAGCCAGCTCGAAACGTTCTTTGAAGAACAAGGCACATCATTTATTGATGATATGGTGAATATGCAAAGTGAAACAGTTCAGAATCAGCAGCTCTATCAAGACTTGCAACAAGACCGTTATACGATTGTGGAAACACAAGCAACCCAGCTGTACGATTATCAATCTAGAATGATTGACTTCTATCAACAATTGCAGAGCACGACCACATTAAATGACTTGGAGAAAGAAGTCTATACGCTTAATGCGAATTTAACAGATGGAGATGGGGAGTATCTCCCTTCTATTCCAGACCCGATTGAAGAGAGGGAAGACAAAGAAGAACCGACCGTCCCTCCGAGTGATGGGGAAGACCCCCCTGAAGATGGACAGGGCGATGAGGGAGAAGACGATCCATCAGATGACAACGGCGCATCTGATGGAGATGGAGACCCACCGGGCAATGAGAATGTTCCAGCTCCACCTGATTTAGCTGAAGAACAAGCTGAATTAATTTCCATTATCGATGAATTAACATCAGTTCAGACGTTGCTCACACAGTTTCCAGATGTAACAGAAGACGAGATCACTACGTTAACTGAGACCATTACACAAGTAAACACGCGTTTAGATGCAGTTGTTCAGAAGCTTAAAGAGAAAGAAAGTGGCGAGAACCCACTGTTAGACGAGCTTGAAGCTCTTCAATCCCGCACGAAGGAGTTAAACTCGAACATCTCCACTCTGAAGAGTGAAAAATCGAAGCTTCAATCTTCGAACCGGCTCTTAATCGATGAGAAGAGTGAACTAGAGAAAATCATTAATGAGTTAACGAAAGCCAACGACGACTTGAAAGAAGAAATTGAGCTTGTTAGGGATCAGAATAAGGAGCTCCGAGAAGAACTGACCATGTTCTCAGATGAGCTTGTTGATATCGTGGCAAAGATTGACGAGAAAGAACAAGCTATCCTTAATTCAAGAGCGTTGTCGAAAAGCCGAGCAGATCGACTGGCGCCGTTCTTCAGCCGTGAAATTACAGAACGGAACTTCAACGATGTGTTAGAGTACTTTGCAACACTCGAACGTTATGAAGCCACGTTAAACAGAATGATGAATTATGGGGATATTAAACAAGAAGTTCTAAAGAACGAACAATTCCAAGATGAAGTTCAATCCATATTATCGGTGACAGATGAAGAGGGGACTCAGTGGAGTCAGCTCGGAGACCGTCTTCCTAATACCGAGGACGCACTAAATTCCATGGAAGATTCCTTTACTGTCTTTCTAGCAGAATACACGACAACAATGGATGAAAGTCAACAACAGCTCCAAACCAATTTAGTTGCTGTCCAAGAGGATGCTTCAAATGTACTCGCGCAAATTCAGCAGCCTGAACAGGGGATGAATGGGACGACACCAACTCCGCCTACAGGTGCGGAAGGCACGGCAGTTGTAAGCGAACAGCAACAAGTCAGTCAATATATGGCGGACCTACAAGGTTCTCTTGAATCGATTAATGAGACACAGGACCAGGTACGTTCGTATACCGATGACCTCCAAGCGAAAGTGACTGAAGTTCAATCCGACGCGAACGAATTAAATCGTCAATGGTCCAATAATGTAGACTCTACCGAGCTAATTCGTGACGATGTATTTGCTGTGTTGGGAAATACGTTTGTAGATGGTCAGTCTAACGGTCAAGTGTACGAATTTCTAGCCAATCCTCTTCAAATTAGTGGTTCCGTGCCCGCAGAGAAAGAGGATAAGCAAGTACCACCTGTTGTCATTCTGGTCATTATCATGCTAAGCAGTTTGATGATTGGGTATGCCACGTACAGCCTTAAAGCAGCTCCATATTGGATTCAAGGTGTGGTGTTCTTGCTATTAAACTTAATTGTTGGTTTCACGATTAGTTTATTTGGGTTAGATATTTATGCATTAAGCTCCAACGACACGATTGAATGGGCAGTCATTACCATTCTCTTGCTTCTAGTAAGTGCAGGACTCGTGCGTGTAGCCTTTCTTCTAAATCATATGGTTGGGTGGCTTATTTCTGTCATGTTGGTTGCCTTCTATGTAACCCCACTATTGGCATTGACTACACCGAACTTTAACTTTGAAGACCCGATGTCAGCGGTCTATATCTCCATTCAGTACGGGACGAACTCCTTGTTTAATCAAGCGTTAGTCGTCATGGGTGTGCTCGTTATAGGCTTGCTTCTATTGGACATTTGGTTAAACAACCGTGGAGAGACTTCTTCAGAGTCAGAAGCTTATGAAGCGTAG